A single region of the Kwoniella botswanensis chromosome 1, complete sequence genome encodes:
- a CDS encoding ATP-dependent RNA helicase FAL1 — protein MAGINAGDDKLVFESSEAVSVAPTFEALNLKEDLLRGIYAYNFEKPSAIQQRAIIPIMRGRDVIAQAQSGTGKTATFSISALQSIDTKIRETQVLVLSPTRELAIQIQTVFLALGDYMNVSCHACIGGTSVGEDIRKLEAGQQVVSGTPGRVFDMIRRRNLRTKDIKMLILDESDELLNKGFKDQIYDIYRYLPPATQVVVVSATLPHDVLEMTTKFMTDPIRILVKRDELTLEGIKQFFVAVEKEDWKFDTLCDLYDTLTITQAVIFCNTRRKVDWLTEKMREANFTVSSMHGEMVQKERDAIMAEFRGGQSRVLITTDVWARGIDVQQVSLVINYDLPTSRENYLHRIGRSGRFGRKGVAINFVTVEDVRILRDIEQYYSTQIDEMPMNVTELT, from the exons ATGGCAGGAATCAACGC CGGAGATGACAAGCTCGTGTTCGAGTCTTCCGAGGCAGTCTCGGTG GCTCCTACTT TCGAGGCTCTCAATTTGAAAGAAGATCTCCTACGAGGTATCTACGCATACAACTTTGAAAAACCATCTGCTATTCAACAACGAGCGATAATTCCAATAATGAGAGGACGAGATGTTAtcgctcaagctcaatctGGTACAGGTAAAACCGCGACATTTTCCATTTCAGCTTTACAATCTATCGATACCAAGATTCGAGAAACTCAAGTATTGGTACTCTCCCCAACGAGAGAATTGGCCATTCAGATCCAAACTGTCTTTCTGGCTTTGGGAGATTACATGAACGTCTCGTGCCATGCTTGTATTGGCGGAACATCTGTCGGTGAAGATATAAGGAAGTTGGAAGCTGGTCAGCAGGTCGTTAGTGGTACGCCTGGTAGAGTGTTTGACAtgatcagaagaaggaatcTGAGGACTAAGgacatcaag ATGCTCATTCTCGATGAATCTGATGAACTTCTCAACAAAGGTTTCAAGGACCAAATCTACGATATTTACCGATACCTTCCTCCCGCTACTCAAGTTGTCGTCGTATCCGCTACACTCCCTCACGATGTACTCGAAATGACCACCAAATTCATGACTGATCCTATCCGAATCTTGGTCAAGCGTGATGAGTTGACTTTGGAAGGTATCAAGCAGTTCTTTGTAGCtgttgagaaagaagattggaAATTTGACACTCTGTGTGACCTGTATGATAC CCTTACCATCACTCAAGCAGTCATCTTCTGTAACACCCGAAGAAAGGTCGATTGGCTTACCgaaaagatgagagaggcCAACTTCACTGTCAGTAGTATGCATGGTGAGATGGTAcagaaggagagagatgcCATTATGGCTGAGTTTAGAGGtggtcaaag TCGAGTGCTCATCACCACCGACGTGTGGGCAAGAGGTATCGATGTTCAACAAGTATCATTAGTCATCAACTACGATTTACCCACCTCGCGTGAAAACTACTTGCACAGAATAGGTAGATCAGGTCGATTCGGTCGAAAAGGTGTGGCTATCAATTTCGTTACCGTAGAAGATGTCAGGATCTTGCGAGATATCGAACAATATTACTCTACCCAGATCGACGAAATGCCTATGAACGTTACTGAACTCACATAG